A genomic stretch from Georgenia muralis includes:
- the secA gene encoding preprotein translocase subunit SecA gives MPTILDKILRAGEGRVLKKLTAIADQVDALEESFAALTDAELREETDKFKERLAAGETLDELLPEAFATVREAASRTLGQRHYRVQIMGGAALHLGNIAEMKTGEGKTLVATLPSYLNALTGKGVHVVTVNDYLAGYQSELMGRVHRFLGMSTGTILSGQTPDQRREEYAADITYGTNNEFGFDYLRDNMAWSTAELVQRGHNFAIVDEVDSILIDEARTPLIISGPASGDANKWYAEFARLVRRLEREKDYEVDEKKRTVGVLEPGIEKVEDYLGIENLYESLNTPLIGFLNNAIKAQELFKRDKDYIVDRGEVLIVDEHTGRVLAGRRYNEGMHQAIEAKEGVVIKAENQTLATITLQNYFRLYGKLSGMTGTAETEAAEFSSTYKIGVVPIPTNRPMVRKDQSDLVYKGVTQKYTAIVEDVAERHAKGQPVLLGTTSVEKSEILSAQLKERGIGHEVLNAKQHAREAAVVAMAGRKGAVTVATNMAGRGTDIMLGGNAEFIAVQALKAKGLDPAETPEEYEAAWPEALEAAKKAVAAEHDEVVALGGLYVLGTERHESRRIDNQLRGRSGRQGDPGESRFYLSLEDDLMRLFNSGLAMRVMDGASYPDDMPLEHKFVSKGIASAQGQIEARNFEIRKNVLKYDDVMSRQREVVYEERRRVLHGEDLEDQVVGFLDDVVTGLVEEHTAGGNPESWDLDALWTELKNVYPVSITPEEVVEEAGNATRVTPEMLVEELRSDIHLAYEAREAELGEEVMRQLERRVVLSVLDRKWREHLYEMDYLKEGIGLRAMAQRDPLVEYQREGFQLFQAMNEAIKEESVQYLFNLEVKRQEATGEGGPVVTATSAAATATSAPGQPTGRPVLAPGAAPAGGGSAAPAAAPTDRAEPAPAAAPAAAPDLLGLEPPERPTNLTYTASALDGDPQGDGAGSESGGANREARRAAAKAAKKRH, from the coding sequence GTGCCGACGATCCTCGACAAGATCCTTCGAGCCGGCGAGGGCCGTGTCCTCAAGAAGCTGACCGCCATCGCCGACCAGGTGGACGCCCTGGAGGAGTCCTTCGCCGCCCTCACCGACGCGGAGCTGCGCGAGGAGACCGACAAGTTCAAGGAGCGTCTGGCTGCGGGCGAGACCCTCGACGAGCTGCTCCCCGAGGCCTTCGCGACGGTGCGCGAGGCCGCGAGCCGCACGCTGGGCCAGCGTCACTACCGGGTGCAGATCATGGGCGGTGCCGCCCTGCACCTGGGCAACATCGCCGAGATGAAGACCGGTGAGGGCAAGACGCTCGTCGCGACCCTGCCCAGCTACCTCAACGCCCTGACGGGCAAGGGCGTGCACGTCGTCACCGTCAACGACTACCTCGCCGGCTACCAGAGCGAGCTCATGGGCCGTGTGCACCGCTTCCTGGGGATGAGCACCGGCACGATCCTGTCCGGGCAGACCCCGGACCAGCGGCGCGAGGAGTACGCCGCCGACATCACCTACGGCACGAACAACGAGTTCGGCTTCGACTACCTGCGCGACAACATGGCCTGGTCGACCGCCGAGCTCGTCCAGCGCGGCCACAACTTCGCCATCGTCGACGAGGTCGACTCCATCCTCATCGACGAGGCCAGGACGCCGCTCATCATCTCCGGGCCGGCCTCCGGGGACGCGAACAAGTGGTATGCCGAGTTCGCCCGCCTCGTGCGGCGGCTCGAGCGGGAGAAGGACTACGAGGTCGACGAGAAGAAGCGCACCGTCGGTGTGCTGGAGCCGGGGATCGAGAAGGTCGAGGACTACCTCGGCATCGAGAACCTCTACGAGTCCCTCAACACCCCCCTCATCGGCTTCCTCAACAACGCCATCAAGGCCCAGGAGCTGTTCAAGCGGGACAAGGACTACATCGTCGACCGTGGTGAGGTCCTCATCGTCGACGAGCACACCGGCCGCGTCCTGGCGGGCCGCCGCTACAACGAGGGCATGCACCAGGCCATCGAGGCGAAGGAGGGCGTGGTCATCAAGGCCGAGAACCAGACGCTCGCCACGATCACCCTGCAGAACTACTTCCGCCTCTACGGCAAGCTCTCGGGCATGACCGGTACCGCGGAGACCGAGGCTGCGGAGTTCTCCAGCACCTACAAGATCGGCGTGGTGCCCATCCCGACCAACCGGCCGATGGTGCGCAAGGACCAGTCCGACCTGGTCTACAAGGGCGTCACCCAGAAGTACACCGCCATCGTCGAGGACGTCGCCGAGCGTCACGCCAAGGGCCAGCCGGTGCTCCTCGGCACGACGAGCGTGGAGAAGTCCGAGATCCTCTCCGCCCAGCTCAAGGAGCGCGGCATCGGCCACGAGGTCCTCAACGCCAAGCAGCACGCCCGTGAGGCCGCCGTCGTCGCGATGGCCGGACGCAAGGGCGCGGTCACGGTCGCCACCAACATGGCCGGCCGAGGCACGGACATCATGCTCGGCGGCAACGCGGAGTTCATCGCCGTCCAGGCGCTCAAGGCCAAGGGGCTCGACCCGGCCGAGACGCCGGAGGAGTACGAGGCGGCCTGGCCCGAGGCGCTGGAGGCGGCCAAGAAGGCCGTCGCCGCCGAGCACGACGAGGTGGTCGCGCTGGGCGGCCTCTACGTCCTGGGGACCGAGCGGCACGAGTCGCGGCGGATCGACAACCAGCTGCGCGGTCGGTCGGGCCGGCAGGGCGACCCCGGCGAGTCGCGGTTCTACCTCTCCCTCGAGGACGACCTCATGCGCCTGTTCAACTCCGGGCTGGCCATGCGGGTCATGGACGGCGCCTCCTACCCCGACGACATGCCGCTCGAGCACAAGTTCGTCTCCAAGGGCATCGCGTCGGCGCAGGGCCAGATCGAGGCGCGCAACTTCGAGATCCGCAAGAACGTCCTCAAGTACGACGACGTGATGTCCCGCCAGCGCGAGGTCGTCTACGAGGAGCGCCGGCGCGTCCTGCACGGTGAGGACCTCGAGGACCAGGTCGTGGGCTTCCTCGACGACGTCGTCACCGGGCTGGTCGAGGAGCACACCGCCGGTGGGAACCCGGAGAGCTGGGACCTGGACGCGCTGTGGACGGAGCTGAAGAACGTCTACCCGGTCTCGATCACTCCTGAGGAGGTCGTCGAGGAGGCGGGCAACGCCACCCGCGTCACCCCCGAGATGCTGGTGGAGGAGCTGCGCTCCGACATCCACCTCGCCTACGAGGCACGCGAGGCCGAGCTCGGCGAGGAGGTCATGCGCCAGCTCGAGCGGCGCGTCGTGCTGTCCGTCCTCGACCGCAAGTGGCGCGAGCACCTCTACGAGATGGACTACCTCAAGGAGGGAATCGGGCTGCGGGCCATGGCCCAGCGCGACCCGCTCGTGGAGTACCAGCGCGAGGGGTTCCAGCTCTTCCAGGCCATGAACGAGGCCATCAAGGAGGAGTCCGTCCAGTACCTGTTCAACCTTGAGGTCAAGCGTCAGGAGGCGACCGGCGAGGGTGGACCCGTCGTCACCGCGACGTCGGCCGCGGCGACCGCGACGTCGGCGCCGGGTCAGCCCACCGGCCGCCCGGTGCTCGCACCCGGCGCGGCGCCGGCAGGCGGCGGCTCCGCCGCCCCGGCAGCTGCGCCGACGGACCGGGCGGAGCCGGCCCCCGCCGCTGCGCCGGCCGCCGCGCCGGACCTGCTCGGCCTCGAGCCCCCGGAGCGGCCGACGAACCTCACGTACACGGCGTCCGCGCTCGACGGCGACCCGCAGGGCGACGGCGCCGGCAGCGAGAGCGGCGGCGCGAACCGTGAGGCCCGCCGTGCGGCCGCCAAGGCGGCCAAGAAGCGCCACTGA
- a CDS encoding LacI family DNA-binding transcriptional regulator, whose protein sequence is MPPSGRAGLEQVAAHAGVSRATVSRVVNDVPTVAPELRRRVEESIRVLGYQPNLAARTLVTRRTDTIALVASEPDVRVFGDPFFSGIVRGVTMEAGAAGLQLVIMMTQSPEEIRRVSRYLTSGAVDGVLMISEHESVDPLPPALQAAAVPLVIGGRPMQPGVSVPYVDNDNVGGARMAAEHLRGLGRTVIGTVAGPQDMTAGLDRLDGFRDGLGPAFDPGLVEPGDFSQAGGEAATARLLARAPHLDALFAASDLTALGALKALHDAGRRVPDDVALVGFDDIEVAAFSSPPLTTVRQRTVLQGRAMVRLLLARIRPDRVVDGDGIPDARGVDHLVLPVELVVRASTSGCESWPCR, encoded by the coding sequence ATGCCCCCCAGCGGTCGCGCCGGCCTCGAGCAGGTGGCCGCGCACGCCGGCGTCTCTCGCGCGACGGTCTCGCGGGTCGTCAACGACGTCCCCACCGTGGCGCCCGAGCTCCGGCGCCGCGTCGAGGAGTCCATCAGGGTGCTGGGCTACCAGCCCAACCTCGCGGCGCGAACCCTCGTCACCCGGCGCACGGACACCATCGCCCTCGTCGCCTCCGAGCCGGACGTGCGGGTGTTCGGTGACCCGTTCTTCAGCGGCATCGTCCGAGGGGTCACGATGGAGGCGGGCGCCGCGGGGCTGCAGCTGGTCATCATGATGACCCAGTCCCCGGAGGAGATCCGGCGCGTCTCCCGGTACCTGACGTCGGGAGCGGTCGACGGCGTCCTGATGATCTCCGAGCACGAGAGCGTCGACCCGCTGCCTCCCGCGCTCCAGGCGGCGGCCGTCCCCCTGGTGATCGGTGGCCGTCCGATGCAGCCGGGTGTCTCGGTGCCGTACGTGGACAACGACAACGTCGGTGGGGCCCGCATGGCGGCCGAGCACCTGCGCGGGCTCGGGCGCACCGTGATCGGCACGGTGGCCGGACCTCAGGACATGACCGCCGGGCTCGACCGGCTCGACGGTTTCCGTGACGGGCTCGGCCCGGCGTTCGACCCCGGCCTGGTCGAACCCGGTGACTTCAGCCAGGCCGGTGGCGAGGCCGCCACGGCACGCCTTCTCGCGAGGGCGCCGCACCTCGACGCCCTGTTCGCGGCGTCGGACCTCACCGCGCTGGGCGCACTCAAGGCGCTGCACGACGCGGGACGGCGCGTGCCCGACGACGTGGCCCTGGTCGGGTTCGACGACATCGAGGTCGCCGCCTTCTCGTCGCCGCCGCTCACGACCGTCCGGCAGCGGACCGTCCTCCAGGGCCGTGCCATGGTCCGGCTCCTGCTCGCACGCATCCGGCCCGACCGGGTGGTCGACGGCGACGGCATCCCGGACGCGCGCGGGGTCGACCACCTCGTGCTGCCCGTCGAGCTCGTCGTCCGTGCGTCGACGTCGGGGTGTGAGTCGTGGCCGTGTCGTTGA
- a CDS encoding DUF6788 family protein encodes MGKDYSRKSERELAELRSLVLDRIAAVPAFRRGSLQVGYRRCGRATCRCARPGEQGHGPRGLWTRTVKGEGSRGQYVPVDQIDQVRAELDHYAEFAALVEDYVEINEALCRARVGPPGPRSRRVAPSGTDGKKGGSATPKS; translated from the coding sequence ATGGGCAAGGACTACTCGAGGAAGAGCGAGCGGGAGCTCGCCGAGCTGCGCTCGTTGGTTCTGGACCGGATCGCCGCGGTGCCGGCGTTCCGGCGCGGGTCGTTGCAGGTCGGTTACCGCAGGTGCGGGCGGGCGACGTGCCGGTGCGCCCGCCCGGGCGAGCAGGGCCACGGGCCGCGCGGGTTGTGGACCCGTACGGTCAAGGGCGAGGGTTCGCGCGGGCAGTACGTCCCGGTCGACCAGATCGACCAGGTCCGCGCCGAGCTGGACCACTACGCCGAGTTCGCGGCGCTGGTGGAGGACTACGTGGAGATCAACGAGGCGTTGTGCCGGGCCCGGGTCGGGCCCCCGGGGCCTCGCTCGCGCCGCGTCGCCCCTTCCGGGACGGACGGGAAAAAAGGGGGCTCTGCGACCCCGAAGAGCTGA
- a CDS encoding ISKra4 family transposase, with the protein MPGPGRAPGASLAPRRPFRDGREKRGLCDPEELSVLAERVGELAAAEARRLVHGAAGLLRGGEQGVLEAIERAAQQAGARIGLAALAGVIDWAGQDTPTQAPCPGQGHGARLVTRRARTVRTLLGALQLSRGYYHCATCREGFAPLDLVLDVAGTSLSPGLSRACALAGAEMPYEKSRQFIATVTGLDLASTSTLARTTRAQGRRARVLIGAEHTTAARATATPAPAPGEGPDVCYIVLDGTGAPMLPSETTGRPGKDGGRAGTREVKIGCFFTQSGRDPATGEPVQDPDSATYISTFEPAATFATHAKAEYHRRGFDHIRQPIVLGDGAKWIWNIADTHFTHATQIVDYFHAREHLADLTKLLTLVLDDPGAFEADLVDQLDLGHTAAIAAAVDRLDLSDHAPDLARPAATEVAYFTTNHHRMQYADFRANGYYIGSGPVEAACNTIVKQRAKRAGMHWTIHGLDPVLALRTLHQSRRDDLLWPTTTSPTPQT; encoded by the coding sequence GTGCCGGGCCCGGGTCGGGCCCCCGGGGCCTCGCTCGCGCCGCGTCGCCCCTTCCGGGACGGACGGGAAAAAAGGGGGCTCTGCGACCCCGAAGAGCTGAGCGTCCTGGCCGAGCGGGTCGGCGAGCTCGCCGCGGCCGAGGCCCGCCGGCTGGTCCATGGCGCGGCCGGCCTGCTGCGCGGCGGGGAGCAGGGCGTGCTGGAGGCGATCGAGCGCGCCGCCCAGCAGGCCGGGGCACGGATCGGGCTGGCCGCGCTCGCCGGGGTCATCGACTGGGCCGGCCAGGACACCCCGACCCAGGCGCCGTGCCCGGGCCAGGGGCACGGCGCGCGGTTGGTCACCCGGCGCGCCCGGACGGTCCGGACCCTGCTCGGCGCCCTGCAGCTCAGCCGTGGCTACTACCACTGCGCCACCTGCCGGGAGGGGTTCGCCCCCCTGGACCTCGTCCTGGACGTGGCCGGCACGAGCCTGTCACCGGGCCTGTCCCGGGCTTGCGCGCTGGCCGGGGCCGAGATGCCGTACGAGAAGTCCAGACAGTTCATCGCCACCGTGACGGGCCTGGACCTGGCCTCGACCTCGACCCTGGCCCGGACCACCCGGGCCCAGGGACGACGGGCCCGGGTCCTGATCGGCGCCGAGCACACCACCGCGGCCAGAGCCACCGCCACGCCCGCGCCCGCACCGGGTGAGGGCCCGGACGTGTGCTACATCGTGCTGGACGGCACCGGCGCCCCCATGCTGCCCAGCGAGACCACCGGCCGGCCCGGCAAGGATGGCGGCAGAGCCGGGACGCGGGAGGTCAAGATCGGCTGCTTCTTCACCCAGTCCGGCCGCGACCCGGCCACCGGCGAGCCCGTGCAGGACCCCGACTCCGCGACCTACATCTCCACCTTCGAACCCGCCGCCACCTTCGCCACCCACGCCAAGGCCGAGTACCACCGGCGCGGCTTCGACCACATCCGCCAACCCATCGTCCTGGGCGACGGCGCCAAATGGATCTGGAACATCGCCGATACCCACTTCACCCACGCGACCCAGATCGTGGACTACTTCCACGCCCGCGAGCACCTCGCCGACCTGACCAAGCTCCTCACCCTCGTCCTGGACGACCCCGGCGCGTTCGAGGCCGACCTCGTCGACCAGCTCGACCTGGGCCACACCGCCGCGATCGCCGCCGCCGTCGACCGCCTCGACCTATCCGACCACGCCCCCGACCTGGCCCGCCCCGCCGCCACCGAGGTCGCCTACTTCACCACCAATCACCACCGCATGCAGTACGCCGATTTCCGCGCCAACGGCTACTACATCGGCTCCGGACCCGTCGAGGCCGCCTGCAACACCATCGTCAAACAACGCGCAAAACGAGCCGGCATGCACTGGACCATCCACGGCCTCGACCCCGTCCTCGCCCTCCGCACCCTCCACCAATCCAGACGCGACGACCTCCTCTGGCCCACGACCACGAGCCCGACACCACAAACCTGA
- a CDS encoding winged helix-turn-helix domain-containing protein, with amino-acid sequence MTGTTPSRVLTPGQARRVAVAAQRLDRARPVGPVGVGHVTRLVERIGLLQIDSVNVLARAHLLPVFSRLGPYDVGLLDRLAGRRPRRLVEYWAHEASYVPPATYQLLRWRMERHRERNHWGRELAHHPGVVDAVRGLVAEHGPVTATQVHDLLGHRRGPREGWGWHWTPAKHALEHLFNIGEIATAHRTPQFERAYDLTERVLPAEVLARPVPAEADAVRELVAIAAAAHGVATLRGLADYFRLPVAPTARAVATLVADGTLEEVRVAGWSRPAFLQTAARLPRSTRARALLAPFDPLVFERRRLHEIWGMHYRIGIYTPVAQRTHGYYVLPFLLGEHLVARVDLKADRAAGVLRVRAAHAEDPAGVPGLPAGGAGVWPGAAEVVRELAAELAVTARWLGLGLVVVDGDAGGSLARDLAGHLARDAGHLARDAGHLARDAGHLARDAGHLARSPAAAGPE; translated from the coding sequence ATGACCGGAACGACGCCGTCACGCGTGCTCACTCCCGGCCAGGCGCGGCGGGTCGCCGTCGCGGCTCAGCGGCTCGACCGGGCCCGGCCGGTGGGACCGGTCGGCGTCGGGCACGTGACGAGGCTCGTCGAGCGGATCGGGCTGCTGCAGATCGACTCCGTCAACGTCCTCGCCCGCGCCCACCTCCTGCCGGTCTTCTCCCGGCTGGGCCCCTACGACGTCGGCCTGCTCGACCGTCTCGCCGGGCGCCGGCCGAGGCGGCTGGTGGAGTACTGGGCGCACGAGGCGTCCTACGTCCCGCCCGCCACCTACCAGCTGCTCCGGTGGCGGATGGAGCGCCACCGGGAACGCAACCACTGGGGTCGTGAGCTCGCCCACCACCCGGGCGTCGTCGACGCCGTCCGTGGCCTGGTCGCCGAGCACGGGCCCGTCACCGCCACCCAGGTCCACGACCTGCTCGGCCACCGACGGGGCCCTCGGGAGGGGTGGGGCTGGCACTGGACGCCGGCCAAGCACGCCCTGGAGCACCTGTTCAACATCGGGGAGATCGCCACCGCTCATCGCACGCCCCAGTTCGAGCGCGCGTACGACCTCACCGAGCGGGTGCTGCCCGCCGAGGTGCTCGCGCGTCCCGTCCCGGCGGAGGCCGACGCCGTCCGCGAGCTCGTGGCGATCGCCGCCGCCGCGCACGGCGTCGCCACGCTGCGGGGCCTCGCGGACTACTTCCGCCTCCCCGTGGCCCCCACCGCCCGGGCCGTGGCGACGCTCGTGGCCGACGGCACGCTCGAGGAGGTCCGCGTGGCCGGGTGGTCCCGTCCGGCGTTCCTGCAGACCGCGGCGAGGCTGCCCCGGAGCACCCGTGCCCGGGCCCTGCTCGCGCCGTTCGACCCCCTGGTGTTCGAGCGCCGGCGTCTGCACGAGATCTGGGGGATGCACTACCGGATCGGCATCTACACCCCGGTGGCGCAGCGCACGCACGGCTACTACGTCCTGCCGTTCCTCCTCGGTGAGCACCTGGTGGCTCGGGTGGACCTCAAGGCGGACCGTGCCGCGGGCGTCCTGCGGGTGCGGGCCGCGCACGCGGAGGATCCGGCCGGGGTGCCGGGCCTGCCGGCCGGCGGTGCGGGGGTGTGGCCGGGCGCCGCGGAGGTCGTGCGTGAGCTGGCCGCAGAGCTCGCCGTCACGGCGCGGTGGCTGGGGCTGGGACTCGTCGTGGTCGACGGCGACGCAGGCGGCAGCCTCGCCCGCGACCTCGCGGGACACCTCGCCCGTGACGCCGGACACCTCGCGCGCGACGCCGGACACCTCGCCCGCGACGCCGGACACCTCGCGCGCGACGCCGGACACCTCGCCCGGAGCCCCGCCGCAGCCGGTCCCGAGTAG
- a CDS encoding carbohydrate binding domain-containing protein, with translation MTASTHPPSRLRRGAALATAAALSLTAVGVAGAAGAEPPVLVVEDFESLPAGTDPDGVPVGFTTFQGAGSTVTIDTAAPPAPTDGVDGQALRMDVDVTSYAGVVDAFPNEAVNRWVPQDWSAYKGFTMWLRGLGTGNTLFVDLLENRNPGSTSDDAERWSVDVVDDFTGWREISIPFAELTRKGVGNNAPDDGFEGTEVHGWALGALGTGGARTYWVDNVGVYGVAEVPDLAVGLAARNVDVPEGTTGEVTVRLNRTMREEDPDQVTVGYAVEPGTAQAGRDYTPVTGTLTFTKDGPRELTFPLETVDNGKDDGDRRVILRLSDPVGAAAGIMQAAGTILDDEPYDPLLLDDFERAPDLWDGSDAVTLDNPEIASADPDAVPGQGAQERVLAATVGGPVGVDVEVEGQLCNAGNGVVTVSVLSTPDFDATSVDHTTVTLGDAHETHVDPTGQPRRHEADTDGDGRTDLVLHVRAKETGLACDDQALPLAGETFDGRAITNLPAQERFGRDFALGQDWSETEGMSFWYRGQGSGDEIGVEVLDNRAPDPGPQGWDLVWSDEFDEAAGTRPNPDNWGYELGDGTVNGIPGWGNSELQYYTDSPDNAATDGEGNLVITAREADGEQCYYGECEHTSARLLSKHKAEFAYGRIEARIQVPDGGAGLWPAFWSLGTDIDQVGWPQTGEIDFMEYVSRIPGEVFGTVHGPGYSGGEAYGDIVTVEGGVPGEFRTTTVVWGPDRIEWYLDGERYHTATPADVAPDEWVFNDPVFLLLNMAVGGSFGGVVDPATTFPQEMKVDYVRVFQGPDTAERFEASFVDDSTGWREVSLPFTDFERSADQPAGAPDDGFGLDEVWGYGFGVPSGSGTVLLDQVRLSDTTAPQVSITDDVTAETANGDVTFTFAFSEDVGTSFTASDVVLTGGTKGAFTRVDATHATLVARPPADSTGTLEVAVAAGAFSDLAGNANTAGASARQAYDTPPAPSGGVVITFDEEPAPGLTGFGGAAGAVVADPTDAGNQVAQIVRSAPSELWAGVTVSTGPGLTVPAIPFDVATTMTARVWSPEAGVPVRLKVEDATDGAVSVETEATTTTAGAWETLTFDLAEHVPGTAALDPAATYDKVSVFFDFGTAYSAEDAAATFYLDDLGYPVAPGLVISFDPAPTCSASAVPRTPRSPPTRPTPPTRCCGS, from the coding sequence ATGACCGCTTCGACACATCCCCCGTCACGCCTGCGGCGAGGGGCCGCGCTGGCCACCGCGGCCGCACTCTCCCTCACGGCGGTCGGCGTGGCCGGCGCCGCGGGCGCCGAGCCGCCCGTGCTCGTCGTGGAGGACTTCGAGTCCCTGCCGGCCGGCACCGACCCGGACGGCGTCCCGGTCGGGTTCACCACGTTCCAGGGCGCCGGCAGCACGGTCACGATCGACACCGCCGCGCCGCCCGCGCCCACCGACGGTGTCGACGGTCAGGCGCTCCGGATGGACGTCGACGTGACCTCCTACGCCGGTGTCGTCGACGCGTTCCCGAACGAGGCGGTGAACCGGTGGGTCCCGCAGGACTGGAGCGCCTACAAGGGCTTCACCATGTGGCTCCGCGGCCTCGGGACCGGGAACACGCTGTTCGTCGACCTGCTCGAGAACCGCAACCCGGGCTCGACGAGCGACGACGCCGAGCGGTGGTCGGTGGACGTCGTGGACGACTTCACCGGCTGGCGCGAGATCTCGATCCCCTTCGCCGAGCTCACCCGCAAGGGCGTCGGCAACAACGCGCCGGACGACGGCTTCGAGGGCACCGAGGTGCACGGGTGGGCCCTCGGCGCCCTCGGCACCGGCGGAGCGCGCACCTACTGGGTGGACAACGTCGGCGTCTACGGCGTGGCGGAGGTCCCGGACCTCGCCGTGGGCCTCGCCGCCCGGAACGTCGACGTCCCCGAGGGAACGACCGGTGAGGTCACGGTCAGGCTCAACCGGACGATGAGGGAGGAGGACCCGGACCAGGTCACGGTGGGCTACGCGGTCGAGCCGGGCACCGCGCAGGCGGGTCGGGACTACACGCCCGTCACCGGCACCCTCACCTTCACCAAGGACGGGCCGCGCGAGCTCACCTTCCCCCTCGAGACGGTCGACAACGGCAAGGACGACGGCGACCGACGCGTCATCCTGCGCCTCTCCGACCCGGTCGGCGCCGCGGCGGGCATCATGCAGGCGGCCGGCACGATCCTCGACGACGAGCCGTACGACCCCCTGCTCCTGGACGACTTCGAGCGCGCACCCGACCTGTGGGACGGCAGCGACGCCGTGACCCTGGACAACCCCGAGATCGCCTCCGCGGACCCGGACGCGGTACCCGGTCAGGGCGCGCAGGAGCGTGTCCTCGCGGCGACCGTCGGCGGGCCGGTCGGCGTCGACGTCGAGGTGGAGGGGCAGCTGTGCAACGCCGGCAACGGCGTCGTCACCGTGAGCGTGCTCAGCACCCCCGACTTCGACGCCACGAGCGTGGACCACACCACGGTCACCCTCGGGGACGCGCACGAGACGCACGTCGACCCCACGGGCCAGCCGCGGCGCCACGAGGCGGACACCGACGGCGACGGGCGGACGGACCTCGTGCTCCACGTCCGCGCCAAGGAGACCGGCCTGGCGTGCGACGACCAGGCGCTCCCCCTGGCCGGTGAGACCTTCGACGGCCGGGCGATCACGAACCTGCCCGCCCAGGAGCGCTTCGGCCGCGACTTCGCGCTGGGTCAGGACTGGTCCGAGACCGAAGGGATGTCGTTCTGGTACCGCGGGCAGGGGAGCGGCGACGAGATCGGCGTCGAGGTCCTCGACAACCGTGCCCCCGACCCGGGCCCGCAGGGGTGGGACCTCGTCTGGTCGGACGAGTTCGACGAGGCGGCCGGCACCCGACCGAACCCCGACAACTGGGGCTACGAGCTCGGTGACGGCACCGTCAACGGCATCCCCGGCTGGGGCAACAGCGAGCTGCAGTACTACACGGACAGCCCGGACAACGCCGCCACCGACGGCGAGGGCAACCTCGTCATCACCGCGCGCGAGGCGGACGGCGAGCAGTGCTACTACGGCGAGTGCGAGCACACCTCGGCGCGCCTGCTGTCCAAGCACAAGGCCGAGTTCGCGTACGGCCGCATCGAGGCCCGCATCCAGGTGCCGGACGGCGGCGCCGGCCTGTGGCCGGCCTTCTGGAGCCTCGGCACGGACATCGACCAGGTCGGCTGGCCCCAGACCGGTGAGATCGACTTCATGGAGTACGTCAGCCGCATCCCCGGCGAGGTCTTCGGCACCGTCCACGGCCCCGGCTACTCCGGCGGCGAGGCCTACGGGGACATCGTGACCGTCGAGGGCGGCGTGCCCGGGGAGTTCCGCACCACCACCGTCGTGTGGGGACCCGACCGCATCGAGTGGTACCTGGACGGCGAGCGCTACCACACGGCCACCCCGGCCGACGTGGCACCGGACGAGTGGGTGTTCAACGACCCGGTCTTCCTGCTCCTCAACATGGCGGTCGGCGGGAGCTTCGGCGGCGTCGTCGACCCGGCCACGACCTTCCCCCAGGAGATGAAGGTGGACTACGTCCGGGTCTTCCAGGGTCCGGACACGGCCGAGCGTTTCGAGGCCTCCTTCGTCGACGACTCCACGGGCTGGCGAGAGGTCTCGCTCCCCTTCACCGACTTCGAGCGCAGCGCGGACCAGCCTGCGGGTGCCCCGGACGACGGGTTCGGTCTCGACGAGGTCTGGGGCTACGGGTTCGGCGTCCCGAGCGGGTCCGGGACCGTGCTGCTCGACCAGGTGCGCCTGAGCGACACCACCGCGCCGCAGGTGAGCATCACGGACGACGTCACGGCCGAGACCGCGAACGGTGACGTGACCTTCACCTTCGCCTTCTCGGAGGACGTGGGCACCAGCTTCACCGCCTCCGACGTCGTCCTGACCGGCGGCACGAAGGGGGCGTTCACCCGGGTCGACGCGACGCACGCCACACTCGTGGCACGTCCGCCGGCCGACAGCACCGGGACCCTCGAGGTCGCGGTCGCCGCGGGGGCCTTCAGCGACCTCGCCGGCAACGCGAACACCGCCGGCGCGAGCGCCCGGCAGGCCTACGACACCCCGCCCGCCCCGTCCGGCGGCGTCGTCATCACCTTCGACGAGGAGCCGGCGCCGGGGCTGACCGGCTTCGGTGGCGCCGCCGGCGCCGTCGTCGCGGACCCGACCGACGCCGGCAACCAGGTCGCGCAGATCGTCAGGTCGGCTCCGTCGGAGCTCTGGGCGGGCGTCACGGTCTCGACCGGACCCGGGCTCACCGTCCCGGCCATCCCGTTCGACGTCGCGACCACGATGACCGCGCGGGTGTGGTCACCCGAGGCGGGCGTCCCGGTCCGCCTCAAGGTGGAGGACGCCACGGACGGCGCCGTCTCGGTCGAGACCGAGGCCACCACGACGACGGCCGGCGCCTGGGAGACCCTGACGTTCGACCTCGCCGAGCACGTGCCGGGCACCGCCGCGCTCGACCCGGCGGCGACCTACGACAAGGTCTCGGTGTTCTTCGACTTCGGGACCGCGTACTCGGCCGAGGACGCCGCCGCGACCTTCTACCTCGACGACCTGGGGTACCCGGTCGCGCCCGGGCTGGTCATCTCGTTCGACCCGGCGCCGACCTGCTCGGCTTCGGCGGTGCCGAGGACTCCACGGTCGCCACCGACCCGACCGACCCCGCCAACGAGGTGCTGCGGGTCGTGA